Below is a genomic region from Eremothecium sinecaudum strain ATCC 58844 chromosome V, complete sequence.
CGAGGGACTCGATCTGAGTCTCCTTCAGTTGCAATTCGAGCCGCAGCGACTCCATGGAGTCCAGCGCGCCCTGTGAAGGGCTAGATTGTTGGCTCGAAGTGGTCCCAAAAGTTGTATTCAGGCCCGAAGAAGACTTCGCAGTGTGGCCATCCATGATACTCGCAGTAGTCAGGGTCCCCGCAGTAGATCCACCTGCGGCAATCACAGGATCTACAGAGGctattgaagaagttgTGGAAGAATCGGTATTCCAATAGGAAGAGGACGTCCCTCCCCCTCCACAAGCGGCCTGATCAACGCTTCCGCTACTACCCCTGGACTGGTGGTGATGGTGGTGGTGATGATGCGACGCTCCCCCATGCGTCGCATGGAAGTGCTGTTGCGATTtctgttgctgctgttgctgctgctgttgctgcgAAGCGAACCCCGCCATTGAAGACGGAGCACTAAGTACGTTAGAGTCCGAATGCCCAGCATTAGCTCCCCCCATGAAACCTGCGTTCCCCATATCGGGCGGTTGATTCACACCTCCAGTATCGCCAAAATTCAAATTAGCAAATGATGCATCTAAACTATTCTGAGGCTGTTGCTATTTGTTAAAATTGTCAGTAAATAACGTTAATCAAAGTTATTATCTCCAATACAGACCATCAAGTAAAAACCAATGAGCCTATATCTGTAAGCCTAAAAAGCTATAATTTAACATACAAATAGCATAAACCCACCTGTGTTCATCGCTGTGTGCTGTGTGTTTTGGGGTATCGTTCGTAATCAACTCTTTAGTCGGGTGGCGTTAGAACTGCTGTTTATTTAATAGTTGAACTATAAAGTACGGACTGCTTCATAGTTGTCTCATCTTCGAATCATGCCGGGGGCGGCCGAATTGCCTAATTGGgataaaatataaaacCGGGTAACTCTGATCACGTGTGTCAGGGTAACTACAGGGTCCGGGTAACTTTCAACGGCTTCCTTCGATAGCCAGTCGGTTGAATAATCTTTCACTTCTGATTGGCTGATCCAAACAGAGTTTTCACTGCAGGCTTTTTAAAATTTGTTCGAGCTACACAACCGGAATTTATTCGAATAATATTATAGCTATTATAGGTCGATAAAATTTCTACCTCTTCCCACATAGTTCAACActatttatttattaaaGTGGCTTTTAGTTGTTTAAATACTTCTTTAGAAGCCATTAATACCATTAATCATAATACCCCAAATTGTTGAAGGTGCGGAAGTTTCTGGCTAGGTCATGGATTCCTTCATTCGTCAAACGGCTAAATTATGTCCTTTCATAAGAAATGCTTCTTCTTCGATGCAGAATGTCAGAGCACTCCATTCCACGAATATTGCTAGTATGGCTGAGAAGTGTCCAGTGATGAGGAGAGCTATGGCTACAAGGGAATTTAACTCTCCATCAGTTGCTATAGTCGATAGCACTAGTATTAGGAAAGTACCCAACATTATTATTGATAAGAGTAGTCACGAGGAGGCTTATGACTACGAAGGGCTCTTTGATTCCGAACTACGTAAAAAGCGCATTGACAGTTCTTACAGGTATttcaataatattaatCGTTTAGCCAGGGAATTTCCTATGGCTCATCGGGATcaagaagatgataaaGTTACGGTATGGTGTTCTAATGATTACCTGACTTTTTCAAAGAATGAGCAGGTTATTGATGTTATGAAGAAAACTTTAGATAAGTATGGTGCTGGAGCCGGTGGTACTAGGAATATAGCGGGTCATAACAAGCATGCAATGAGGTTGGAGGCAGAAGTGGCAGCGTTGCATAAAAAAGAGGGAGCTTTAGTATTTTCATCCTGCTTTGTAGCTAACGATGCGGTACTGTCGTTACTAGGCCAAAAAATAAAGAATTTGGTTTTCTTTTCTGACGAAATGAACCACGCTTCCATGATCACCGGTATTAAGCACTCACAAGCGAAAAAGCACGTGTTCAGACATAATGATTTGGAGCATTTGGAAGAACTCTTGGCAATGTATCCCAAATCTCAACCTAAGGTGATAGCATTTGAATCTGTTTATTCTATGTCTGGGTCAGTGGCTGAGATAAGAAAGATTTGTGATTTGGCAGAAAAATATGGTGCTATGACCTTCTTGGATGAAGTCCACTCTGTTGGATTGTATGGTCCACATGGAGCTGGTGTTGCAGAGCATTTAGATTTTGAAGCTCATCGTAGGGCGGGCATTGCGTCGCCTTCACACACTACTGTATTGGACCGTGTTGATATGATTACTGGTACATTAGGTAAATCCTTCGGCACTGTGGGCGGTTATATTGCTGCATCGGAAAAGTTGATCGATTGGGTTAGGTCGTATGCTCCTGGGTTTATATTTACTACTTCTCTACCTCCTGCAGTATTAGCTGGTGCGGCAGAAGCAATTCGTTACCAGCGTTCTCGTTTAAACTTAAGACAGGAGCAGCAAAGAAATACCGCTTATGTTAAAGAGGGTTTGCATGAACTTGACATTCCAGTGGAACCAAATCCATCTCACATTGTTCCTGTACTAGTTGGAAACCCTGATTTAGCCAAAGAGGCTTCTGACATTTTGATGGACAAGCATCGTATTTATGTTCAGGCCATTAACTTTCCTACTGTTCCACGCGGTACTGAAAGATTGAGAATTACTCCTACTCCTGGTCATAGCAACGAGCTATCTGACGTTCTATTGGATGCGTTAGATGATGTATGGAATACGCTACAACTTCCAAGGATTAGAGACTGGGAAGCTTATGGGGGTTTACTTGGTGTCGGAGAACCTGGCTATGTTCCAGAACCAAATTTGTGGACAGAGCAACAGTTATCTTTCACTAATGCAGATTTAAATCCAAACGTGATCGACCCTGTTTTTGAACAGTTAGCGGTTTCTTCCGGGATTAAAGTCTGATGATTATAGCGTGGAACACATTGGATATGTCACCTTAACTTGATTTAAACTGATACTCTTGTATCGGCGATGCTATATGCAGAATAAATAAGTGCATAAATTATTTATAACTGGTCTTAAGAAGATACAGTACATTATTATGATCTTAAGCAGCATGTTTCTACAGGTACAACACTAGTGGAAGTGAAATCCTACACGTGAAGGAATGTTGTGAATATTAAAACGCGACCAACCACGTGTATGAGCAGttaaatatataataaCGTTCTGTTACAGGATGGATGTAAGTGTGTTATATAAGACCTGGATTCGAGCAACGTGGTTTATATGATAGCATATAGACAAATAAACATAAAAGAAGTTGCGTAGCACGTTACAATCACAAAGCAATAGCTTCATTAGCCTTTAATCCAGCCACAACATCCTCTTCTTTGGTGGCACCAGGAGAAAGTTCAGCACTAGGAACCTTTGGGAATGAGGATCCAGAAGCTGATCCATAAGATGGCTCAGACACTCTAGATGAAGCAGTTGATAATGGCACTGCTGAAGCAGCATTAGAGCTTGAAGGGGACTTAGGAGAGAGGTATTGTGAAATTGGTCCCAACTTCTCCTCTACTTGTTTCACATATGGTGATGCTTTTTCAGAGGCAATTTGCTGAAATTCTGCTGATTTAGTCTTTGCTGTTTTAACTCCATGTTCAACCGCACTGTCGATCTCCCTTTGATATGTCTTGTAAACGAGAGGCAATGAAAATGTAGAAACAACACCAATCATCAACAATGGCCACAAACGAACAGTAGAAATTAACTTGTGTAAAATGTACAAAACACCAGCCGCCTTAAAGGAATGTTGAGGGGATGCAGCAAACAATAACTGGCGCATTTGCGATTGATAGTATGGTAATTGTTTTAAGAATTCTTCCATTTTGGGTCTCAACATCCCAGGAAGGTTTGGACATTCCTTCACACCATACTTAGTTACCAAACCTTGACCCAAAACTACTTTTGAGACGAATTCAATAGTTGAAGATGCAAAAAGAGTAGTATAAAGCACTCTTAAGAAAAAAGTTACCAAATTAACCTTCTTTAAAATTAGTAAAGCGACAACAAGGCCGCCGAAAACCTTACCAGTTTCCAATGGATTTTTCCATAATAACAAATCACAGGAAGACATTCTTGATTATCTCTATAGTGTAAGTTTTATTAGTTTACTGATTCACGATTTAGTAGTGATCAAGAGGGGGAAAGAGAAGGTTCAATAAAGAAAGTTGCTTTAACGTTGTAAAAAAGGCGGGAATTGCCCCTTTAGCACCGTAATGTATGGACCTTTGAAAAAATATTAGTAAAAAAAAAGCAACTTATTAGGTAGACAGATCATGTGATTTGCACGTGgttttattattgttgCGGATCGTGGGCGTTGTGGGAATATGGAGGGTATGAAGGCGAGATCGGTGTAACGAGGGGCTAATTTCTGTTCATAGAGGACGTCTTGATGGTTGGGCCTGGAAAACTGGATCATGCGCTAGGATTTAAGTACGAGATTTTGGTACGTTATTTGTCTACGAAGGTCATGTGATACAAACGTAAAATACGCATTAGTCACATATAGTCACGTGATATATTTATCACGTGTAGAGATTACGCGAAAAGTGGTGATCTTAGATTATAGCGCTATGACTCAACTAGACCGCTGGTATTTTGCTACCGAACTCGGTCAAGTCGAATAGCAGTCGCTATATAAGAAGCCAATCTTTTTGCAGCCTTTAAACTGTGGTCCTAATGATAATTCCTTATAGGAAGAAGATGCCACAGCTTCTGCGTTGTAGACGGTACTTTGCATCGAGTTGCCAGCGGTACGCTCAGACTCTTACTGAGAAAATTATTCAGAGACATGCAGATAGTAAGAAGTTGGTTAGTTGTGGTGATTACATTTCCGTTAAGCCAGCGTTTTGTATGTCGCACGATAATTCCTGGCCGATAGCGTTGAAGTTCATGGAATTGGGAGCCGCCGAGGTGCATGACGCCCGTCAGATCGTGTGTACTTTGGACCATGATGTACAGAATCGGTCTGATAAGAACCTCACAAAGTACAGAAATATTGAGAATTTTGCGAACAAGCACGGAATTGACTTCTATCCCGCCGGGCGGGGTATCGGACACCAGATTATGGTGGAGGAGGGGTACGCTTATCCGTTTAATCTGACTGTAGCTTCAGACTCTCATTCCAACACATATGGTGGGATTGGGTGTTTGGGTACGCCAATTGTGAGAACTGATGCTGCTGCTATTTGGGCGACGGGCAAGACTTGGTGGCAGATCCCCCCTGTTGCCGAAGTGCAGCTCACGGGATCGTTACCTGCGGGAGTTACTGGTAAGGATGTGATAATTGCGCTGTGCAGTGCATTTGGCAAGGATGAAGTTTTGAATCATGCATGTGAATTCACTGGCGAAGGTGTTGCAGAACTGTCAATAGATGCTAGACTCACCATCGCGAACATGACTACTGAATGGGGAGCGTTATCGGGCTTATTTCCAGTCGATGAAAGGTTAATAGAGTGGTATAAAAGGTTACTTGAGAAAGTAGGACCCAAACATCCACGAATTACTCAAAAAGCTATCGATGGATTAGTCGAGCAAGCTGCAACAATGAAGGCAGATCCTGGAGCAAGATACGCCAAGAGACTGACACTGGACTTATCCACGCTATCTGCTCGTGTGAGTGGGCCCAATAGCGTAAAGATTAGTAACACTGTAGAGGACTTATCTAGACAGAACATTCGGATTAACAAGGCGTACCTACTTTCGTGCACAAATTCCAGACTCAGCGACCTTCAGGCGGCATCACGCGTGCTCTGTCCAACCGGTGATTTGAACAAAGTGTTAAAGGTTGCCCCTGGAGTTGAATTCTACGTTGCAGCTGCCTCATCAAAGGTTGAACAAGATGCCAAGAATGCAAAATATTGGGACATTTTAGTAAAAGCAGGCTGCAAGCCACTGCCAGCAGGCTGTGGACCCTGTATTGGGTTAGGCACCGGTCTACTGGAGCCTGGCGAGGTAGGTATTTCTGCCACAAATAGGAACTTTAAGGGAAGAATGGGATCTAAAGATGCACTCACGTATCTAGCGTCGCCGGTGGTCGTTGCCGCGTCGGCTGTTCTTGGCAAAATAGCTTCACCTTCGGAAGTCTTGGAGGTTGCCAAGACAGAGTCATCAGAAGTGAAGACTACCGTGACGGAATTACAGGCTCCCGAAGTAGAAGTACCTGAATCTGTTGAAATGCTTGAGGGCTTTCCTACTAAGGTAATGGGAGAACTTGTTTTTTGCGATGCGGATAATATAAACACCGATGGTATCTATCCTGGTAAGTACACTTACCAAGACGACGTCACAAAGGAGCAAATGGCAAAAGTGTGTATGGAAAACTATGATCCTAAATTCGGTAAAAAGGTAAATGCTGGCGACATTTTAATTTCTGGATACAATTTTGGTACCGGATCATCTCGTGAACAAGCTGCTACTGCTATACTTGCGAAGGGAATAAAAGTTGTAGTTAGTGCGTCGTTTAGCAATATCTTTTTTAGGAATTCCATCAATAACGCACTACTGACATTGGAATTGCCAGATTTGCTTCAACTACTGAGAACGAGATATAAAGATCAAGAATGTGAGTCAACTCGCAGGACCGGATGGTTTTTCAATTGGGACATTGTTCAATCTAGAATCAGTGTCAACGAGGGCTCTTTTGAAGGTAAAGAAATTTTTAATAGGACTGTTACACCCTTAAGCAGAAATCTGCAAGAAATTATTGTCGAAGGCGGCCTAGAAAATTGGGTTAAATCTCAATTGAAGTGAACTTTGTTAATTCTGACATTAAAATTATTTATTGAATACACCTAAACAACTAATAAAATAACTTGTAAGCATGCGAAGTAAGTATTTTAGTATGATACTACAAGAGTATCGCTAATTAATACCGTTATTATTACGATAGGATACTTTTAGTATTGTACCTTAATTATGTGCTA
It encodes:
- the HEM1 gene encoding 5-aminolevulinate synthase (Syntenic homolog of Ashbya gossypii ABL104C; Syntenic homolog of Saccharomyces cerevisiae YDR232W (HEM1)), with translation MDSFIRQTAKLCPFIRNASSSMQNVRALHSTNIASMAEKCPVMRRAMATREFNSPSVAIVDSTSIRKVPNIIIDKSSHEEAYDYEGLFDSELRKKRIDSSYRYFNNINRLAREFPMAHRDQEDDKVTVWCSNDYLTFSKNEQVIDVMKKTLDKYGAGAGGTRNIAGHNKHAMRLEAEVAALHKKEGALVFSSCFVANDAVLSLLGQKIKNLVFFSDEMNHASMITGIKHSQAKKHVFRHNDLEHLEELLAMYPKSQPKVIAFESVYSMSGSVAEIRKICDLAEKYGAMTFLDEVHSVGLYGPHGAGVAEHLDFEAHRRAGIASPSHTTVLDRVDMITGTLGKSFGTVGGYIAASEKLIDWVRSYAPGFIFTTSLPPAVLAGAAEAIRYQRSRLNLRQEQQRNTAYVKEGLHELDIPVEPNPSHIVPVLVGNPDLAKEASDILMDKHRIYVQAINFPTVPRGTERLRITPTPGHSNELSDVLLDALDDVWNTLQLPRIRDWEAYGGLLGVGEPGYVPEPNLWTEQQLSFTNADLNPNVIDPVFEQLAVSSGIKV
- the RTN1 gene encoding Rtn1p (Syntenic homolog of Ashbya gossypii ABL105W; Syntenic homolog of Saccharomyces cerevisiae YDR233C (RTN1) and YDL204W (RTN2)), with amino-acid sequence MSSCDLLLWKNPLETGKVFGGLVVALLILKKVNLVTFFLRVLYTTLFASSTIEFVSKVVLGQGLVTKYGVKECPNLPGMLRPKMEEFLKQLPYYQSQMRQLLFAASPQHSFKAAGVLYILHKLISTVRLWPLLMIGVVSTFSLPLVYKTYQREIDSAVEHGVKTAKTKSAEFQQIASEKASPYVKQVEEKLGPISQYLSPKSPSSSNAASAVPLSTASSRVSEPSYGSASGSSFPKVPSAELSPGATKEEDVVAGLKANEAIAL
- the LYS4 gene encoding homoaconitate hydratase LYS4 (Syntenic homolog of Ashbya gossypii ABL106C; Syntenic homolog of Saccharomyces cerevisiae YDR234W (LYS4)), encoding MIIPYRKKMPQLLRCRRYFASSCQRYAQTLTEKIIQRHADSKKLVSCGDYISVKPAFCMSHDNSWPIALKFMELGAAEVHDARQIVCTLDHDVQNRSDKNLTKYRNIENFANKHGIDFYPAGRGIGHQIMVEEGYAYPFNLTVASDSHSNTYGGIGCLGTPIVRTDAAAIWATGKTWWQIPPVAEVQLTGSLPAGVTGKDVIIALCSAFGKDEVLNHACEFTGEGVAELSIDARLTIANMTTEWGALSGLFPVDERLIEWYKRLLEKVGPKHPRITQKAIDGLVEQAATMKADPGARYAKRLTLDLSTLSARVSGPNSVKISNTVEDLSRQNIRINKAYLLSCTNSRLSDLQAASRVLCPTGDLNKVLKVAPGVEFYVAAASSKVEQDAKNAKYWDILVKAGCKPLPAGCGPCIGLGTGLLEPGEVGISATNRNFKGRMGSKDALTYLASPVVVAASAVLGKIASPSEVLEVAKTESSEVKTTVTELQAPEVEVPESVEMLEGFPTKVMGELVFCDADNINTDGIYPGKYTYQDDVTKEQMAKVCMENYDPKFGKKVNAGDILISGYNFGTGSSREQAATAILAKGIKVVVSASFSNIFFRNSINNALLTLELPDLLQLLRTRYKDQECESTRRTGWFFNWDIVQSRISVNEGSFEGKEIFNRTVTPLSRNLQEIIVEGGLENWVKSQLK
- the MUM2 gene encoding Mum2p (Syntenic homolog of Ashbya gossypii ABL103W; Syntenic homolog of Saccharomyces cerevisiae YBR057C (MUM2); 1-intron in Ashbya gossypii) → MNTGGFMLFQQPQNSLDASFANLNFGDTGGVNQPPDMGNAGFMGGANAGHSDSNVLSAPSSMAGFASQQQQQQQQQQKSQQHFHATHGGASHHHHHHHHQSRGSSGSVDQAACGGGGTSSSYWNTDSSTTSSIASVDPVIAAGGSTAGTLTTASIMDGHTAKSSSGLNTTFGTTSSQQSSPSQGALDSMESLRLELQLKETQIESLEDEITKLKGIFNQGLTFKQQEQQMQRRKLRQQTLELDHMSVEIPANLEIIFNKLATSLKRKDEELEDTRKRLESIMTAISLNPTNSVTRFGRYDEEALAHKMVVRLEMLTKENQEMAKLLSYGRSKETHIELELLKKVNLELQKKTEQLEKQLEKQAGNSGGKLAGNASGKQAS